AGAAAGTGACGAAGCCTGAGAAGTGAGGGCAAACACGAGAGATATCCGAGCTTCTGAGGCTGAGATGGGCCTCTTCCGTGGAGGAGAAACGGCAGCTCTGTCGATGGCCATGGACCTGATCCAGCCAGCTGAGCAGAAAGCTGCAGTTCTCGGGTTTCTCGAATTGGACGAAGCGAGATGAAACGGGCATGTTGGAGAAGGGGAGATCACTGAAGGCTTGCAGAGCATCATCGTTTCCGGTTGTTTGGTCTATAGGGTTTTCGAATTTCGGTTGATTGGGTGACTGATTTTTGCCGCGGAGGGGACAAGTGGTGGTTATGGATTTTCCCGGGAACCATTaagttttattaatatattttttttctcgttACTTTTGTTTTCAAAGGTAATAATGGAAagataaaaggaaaaggaaaaacgagattttttctttttctttttctttccttggcTTACATCCATTGTTGCTAAATTACATTCGTGATTTACCTAAGATAATTGTATTGTCAGCATCGACGAGTACTTGATCCTGTACCTGAGCAAAGCAATTGTGGATTCATATAATAAGTAGAAGGGATTGACAGGACGACCAGCGTAACAACCTCACAAGGCGTAACGTGGAATTGTGGATCAATATATAACCCATGTAACTGGCGATATCACCGATAGCCAAACTGAAAGCCCAAGGAACTATGCGATGGTAAGAGGAACCTACACCTCGAGAAGTGAAAGATGCCATATTCATGTTTCTGTCCGGTTAAATCTAGTATATTACAGCCGAAGAAGAGACATAGTGGATCTAAACTGAAGATTCACCTTCTGTTCAAACAAGCTGGACACTCTGGCCTAGTAACATGTTTGACAAGAAGTGACAAGCCCAACTTGCTGCTAGGAATAGACACTGGCCCCGTTCGAAGAGAGTAAGGACAATAGGGATAGCGTTCAGCATGCCAGGCGCAGGTATATATGCTGTTTCCGGGAATTGACTAATCTTTGAATCTACATTCCAAGATTCAGAATGGAGAAACTCGGGGGTAAggtagaagaagaagggaaaagaGGGAGGACATCGCTATTCGGATTGCCTTTGCCCCAATACTGGAATGTGTTCGAACAATTCTGGCAACTATTTGGAATCAAGAAGTAGGGAAAATGGTATTGACTATGGATTTCCCTTTCCGCGGTACAGAAGAAGGGCTTTTCACTTGGCCGCTCAAAATCTTACTTCTTATGCAATGCCGGTTTCATTCCATACTCCCCAAGAGCTCTGTGGTTGCTTTGCTGCGCTCCTGTAGATGCATCGTGGATAGGGTCAATTCACAGCTAAACTCGACACAATAATGCACGGTTCTTTAGGATAGTCTTACTCATTCAGTTGCATTGTTGTCGGTTTGAATTCAGAAGCGTGCCCCTACCGGGTCTTCACTTGAGCTGAATCACTCAGAAAAACAATCTGTCATGGCAGACTATGAATGTCCTTACATAGATAGCTTCATTTCCAATTCTCTATATCAAACATGGTTAGATGCTTTGCTGGACATTTGGAAATAttcaatcaaatttaaaacGTCCAGCATTTTTGCCATGTCGAGTTAACTTCGATTACTGATCTAAGGACGCACAGGCGTGGTTGCCCGTCATATTACTTATATTAGTAACATTCTCCTATATCATCCTCCCTAAAACTCAGTATTTCACTAAACTAAATCGCCCCTCACCCTATTCATGCGATTCCTAGACTTGTTCCTGATCGAATTTGTTGATCAATATTTAGTCTATCGTTGGGTTACGCTCTCATATCTCTTGCCAGCCTCTACCAGATTATGCAAATCAAGGAAGGGGATGCTTAGAGCATGTAGAGAATTTCAAACGCAAGTTACAGTTCCATATATGGAATAATGGGCGCATGGAACTAAGTTTCGAGCTGAAATCAATGGCACAAAGTCCATATGAGACATAAAAACCGAATCACAGAACTCATAAAATTTTCTGGCCATCTCTTTCATCAGGAAAAATAGTATTTCatcacaaatatatataacaagaAGGGGGAGAAATACATAGTCTTCCCTCACAGTggttccccaaaaaaaaaaaaaaaaaggcaacatgaaatttcaatttttttttttcctttccattGGGGtgagaaaaatggaaattaacaggagaggaaaaataaaaataaaaataaaaaatcaacacCTGTTCTCTATTCGTAACCCGCCCGTGTTGGCCCTCCGCCCCTCCTCGACGAGGGCCGCCCGAGCTGACATGATCTTGCCTGACATCAACTGCGCATCGAACACGGAGCAGTCCACCCAGTCTTTGAGCAGATCCTCCTGGCCCCATATATCCGGTATCCACACCCGGCCCGCCACCTCGGTCCTATGCCTCTTCAGCCTCTCGCGGCCATTGTCCTCCAGCTTCAACACAGGCCACTCCTCCTTCCCAAAGGCATCATCGACACCACCACCAACCATCAATGGACTCATCGTCGAGGCCATTTCACCCGGCCATATCGAATCGTCCTTCGGCGCATCGGATACTAGAGACAAGATCTCGGGCTCCTCTTTTTCAGTCCTGTCCTCCTGAGGACTAGGAGTTTCTACGGACTTTGACCGCGGCAGCTCCGGGGTATCACTGCTGGGTTCCTCCGACCATCGGGAGCTCATTTCAATGAGCTCTTTGCTCATagatgaagaaaatgatacagTACACAAACAGTAGACAAAAATGCTTCCCCTTCACCTCCTTCAATTTGGCCTctctcttattcttcttcttgttaTGTTTCTCTTTGTAATTTCCAAGTCtgtctgcttcttcttcttcttctttcgtTCTTCCTAATGATTTTGGTATCTTTTTTGCGTGTGAAGgggacgaggaggaggaggaagagaagaaaagattACATGGAGGGGAGCGTGTGTGGGAGTAAAGAGACTTTGGAATTGGGTGGGGAGTTCCGTTTACACGTCACTAGCAAATTGAGTTCTTTTGTATGGTAAGTGACAAGCGTACGTGTCCTATTCGAAATTTGCATTATGAGAATCCATTTTGTGTGGCCTCACCTCGCcttttcctctcctctcttccgGTTATTATCGAGACATTATTATATGATCTCGATTTAATATACTATATTCAATGTCCACATATCCTTACGATTAATATGTAATTTAACACTCAATAGGTAATTAAAGTGCATGCCGTGTGTTTGAGATTATTGGACATTATTATTCGTTGCGATATATTACGTTTTATGATCTATGTAAAATCGTCAAATAATACCAATTTTactccaaaaagaaaaaaagaaaaagaagggaaatggAAAAGAGAGATAAGTGGGGGTGAGATGGGGATCGTCCTTTGATTGATTTGTGGAACATTGTGAGGTTGATGTTGATcttggaggtgctgtgagatCTCTTTTGGCGTCTGACCAATGAGGCTTCGGGTTTCGAATCGGGtcgtaattgaaaaaaaaaaattgaaattatttcttattaatgAGATAGGACTCGCTTTGGAAGCTTTCAATCTGCTAGCTAGAAGATATTTTTCTTCGAATATTGATGTCTTCAAATTAGAAATTCTCCAATAATCCTAATTTATTGCGTCTTTTATTCTCCGAGCTCCGGCTAGTCGAGCTTTTATACTTGTATGTTCTTACGGCAGCTTTGAAGCAACTTTCACGAGCACAACGAATGGGGAATTCGTGACTAGGTTGAAGTCTAATGACATCATACATGTCTATGTCATTCCATGCTTGAGAATACGTTCACATGGCCTTGTCTAACCATTAATTATACACCTGCCCAATTTGAACATAGGACGCATCCATGATAAGTATCAAACACACGTATAGGACCTAATCGAGAAGAGACCGACTTTTTCAGCCCGGCTGTTACCTAAGAGATTTGAGAATTCGAAGACAATATCTTTGTTTTTCAACATCTATCTATAAAGTTACTAAAATAGTTGAAGGATTACAAAGCGTACTTCCATCTATTTATGGAAGGCAAG
The sequence above is drawn from the Punica granatum isolate Tunisia-2019 chromosome 5, ASM765513v2, whole genome shotgun sequence genome and encodes:
- the LOC116209519 gene encoding protein BIC1 yields the protein MSKELIEMSSRWSEEPSSDTPELPRSKSVETPSPQEDRTEKEEPEILSLVSDAPKDDSIWPGEMASTMSPLMVGGGVDDAFGKEEWPVLKLEDNGRERLKRHRTEVAGRVWIPDIWGQEDLLKDWVDCSVFDAQLMSGKIMSARAALVEEGRRANTGGLRIENRC